In a single window of the Scophthalmus maximus strain ysfricsl-2021 chromosome 18, ASM2237912v1, whole genome shotgun sequence genome:
- the ylpm1 gene encoding YLP motif-containing protein 1 isoform X4, translating into MYPSWGNYGGPHQPNYGPGPRKPPGAGPAAGFGGFEASPGGGGGSLFSSLQEQHLQQMQQLQMLHQKQLQSVLQHGNNAGPPYGGGYPGSPWQPEASGHLDNSAGAQTFYNQDEPPAQPARAPGHQQPPLPPPQPHQAEPQPCPPPPEPPTPKPPEINEAHKKDSLATEDDKSLPLQQQQQLWYKRHLENLQKLKQEKAKQNQKEGDGSVAPHPGQAVPPPPSEPPKGTPPPPPPKDEPPAPPPPPDELRTEIPQDPVEAARLQQLQAAAAQWQHVQQQRAGLQYQALMQQHEKLQHILEKYQQLIQQPADLQSMSTEMQRRHYELQQQQFTPLFQDWDRSFVLWYEQFKTYPHKDQLQDYEHQWKQWQEQMNATNSHLQERVATLTAMLPLPSGQYTGGMMGQYGQYPGQDMQMQQQSLNLGIQHSTGAVGPRSQGPLPTGFGPHTESPAGPPVLGGGPAGIGVRPPGPLTNQPPNFNSVQGPRGNNPRFDQPQQRFDGPQRFDQPQQRFDGPPRFDQPRQRFDGPPRFDQPRQRFDGPPRFDQPRQRFDGPPRFDQPRQRFDGPPRFDQPRQRFDGPPRFDQPRQCFDGPPRFDQPQFGQQPRFEQPPRHPGPPPRFEPPPVPQQKQQQGPQPKAEMGTKQPARMDSKTPGKSDVQPQSEKGKSEVGPDGKADAVDLTDDNMLGNDGFFVQKDPIPQTLQTNKNPEELDANDASDKRENTKPLNSKPSVAASSVASKTTPAEKTLKPDETLTKNKPPIGPKPPGSQQEPQASGQMQSRPIPGRGRGQPPVPVQVHGRGRGQRGRGQFTGPNTVPLGEEMEEISYDYMPPEEDLGASQEQEEYHWQDPSYEEFGEDSEVPPEEMWMQEEDHFPTEEAYYEESIGGPPRGRGGHPMMRGRPPMMRGRPPMMRGGPPMMRGGPPMMRGGPPMMRGGPPMMRGGPPMMRGGPPMGRGGPPMGRGGPPMGRGGPPMGRGGPPMGRGGPPRGRGGPPMGGGDPVDMHWEEPQSAEYSEELDHYWGERGPSIRGMRPPFPPGRGRPPRGHPGFMQQGRGRPPHPAHGPMDHEPLGHGMDTDDTETDAAGHPVYHGHDPHSHPMHPGVGRGMRHGPPPHKMIDPMEEPLYDEGMDGWQTPHGKGPPLPPHELIDRGGLRRRPMGRGMARGRWRPGQTHEEYEEGFNEGFVEDYGHGEDGYRWRPPQDYPPDDYQHEAKFYKSEWDRDRALPERDYPSRMPPPETYRDGQWREEREKEKGPPYPYDEPDRGRGEPRIREYREEPPYRQEETPYPPPPSSEWDRSSRLLLPPEREYHSEYEDRRPRYEKHREEPPLDKLPPPVTNLPDSSVEPSPSGANVLALSQRQHEIILKAAQELKFIRELQEGKNTGPEPQPAPADILPELPAGLLGLEIPPDVRNVLKGMTAAAQTATTEPVSWDTKTATDYQPVLPAAPSASVIPKTVDYGHGHEPGATVERIAYGERIVLRPDPVPSDRGYEKEPLGPRDPYGRDQYYERRSDPYMDRREYSRDRELYRDKPPPEYERERFERERYPPRERDDRSPLAPSLRSGYRDRDWDLRDRDRSGSRDREEHYGRPGYDRPSYDRPPYERAGLDRSGPERYGHSSSPYVDRRSYPEDRGPPIAPPLPPPPQPPPRVEKKPEIKNIDDILKPPGRSSRPERIVIIMRGLPGSGKSHVAKLIRDKEVDCGGAPPRVLVLDDYFMTEVEKVEKDPDTGRRVKTKVLEYEYEPEMEDTYRSSMLKTFKKTLDDGFFPFIILDTVNDRVKHFDQFWSAAKTKGFEVYLAEITADTQTCSKRNVHGRLLKDIMKMSNNWESSPRHMVRLDVRSLLQDAAIEEVEMEDFNPDDEPKEPKREEEEEGDLGYIPKSKWEMDTSEAKLDKLDGLGSSGKRKREGEHSEDLEDYLQLPDDYATRMSEPGKKRVRWADLEEQKEADRKRAIGFVVGQTDWERITDGSGKLAQRALNRTKYF; encoded by the exons ATGTACCCGTCCTGGGGGAACTACGGGGGACCCCATCAGCCCAACTATGGGCCCGGCCCCCGGAAGCCGCCGGGCGCCGGGCCGGCCGCGGGCTTCGGCGGCTTCGAGGCCTcgcccggcggcggcggcggctcgctGTTCTCCAGCCTGCAGGAGCAGCACCTccagcagatgcagcagcttCAGATGCTGCACCAGAAGCAGCTGCAGTCGGTGTTGCAGCACGGCAACAACGCCGGGCCACCGTACGGCGGCGGCTACCCAGGGTCGCCGTGGCAACCGGAGGCGTCGGGACACTTGGACAACAGCGCCGGAGCTCAGACCTTCTACAACCAAGACGAGCCCCCGGCTCAGCCGGCGAGAGCACCGGGTCAccagcagcctcctctgcctccaccgCAGCCGCACCAGGCCGAGCCCCAGCCGTGTCCTCCCCCCCCGGAACCCCCGACACCAAAGCCACCTGAGATCAACGAGGCCCACAAGAAGGACTCCCTCGCGACAGAAGACGACAAGTCCTTACCCCTGCAG caacaacagcaactttGGTACAAACGGCATCTTGAGAATCTACAGAAGTTGAAGCAAGAGAAAGCCAAACAGAATCAAAAAGAGGGTGATGGTTCTGTTGCGCCACACCCAGGCCAggcagttcctcctcctccatcagaaCCACCCAAAGGCacgcctcctccaccaccaccaaaagACGAGCCCCCAGCACCGCCTCCGCCACCAGACGAATTACGG ACTGAAATCCCACAAGACCCAGTGGAGGCTGCCCGCCTCCAGCAGTTacaggctgcagcagcacagtggcagCATGTGCAACAGCAAAGAGCAGGCTTACAATACCAGGCTCTCATGCAACAGCACGAAAAGCTGCAGCACATCCTGGAAAAATACCAACAGCTGATTCAACAACCAGCAGACCTCCAG TCAATGTCTACTGAAATGCAACGGAGGCACTATGAattgcaacagcagcagttcaCCCCTTTATTTCAAGACTGGGATCGCTCATTTGTCCTGTGGTATGAGCAGTTCAAGACTTATCCCCATAAAGACCAATTGCAGGACTATGAGCACCAATGGAAGCAGTGGCAGGAGCAGATGAATGCCACCAACTCCCATCTTCAAGAGAGGGTGGCCACTTTGACTGCCATGCTGCCACTCCCCTCAGGCCAGTATACTGGTGGGATGATGGGACAATATGGCCAGTACCCTGGACAAGATATGCAAATGCAGCAGCAGTCACTAAACCTGGGTATACAGCATTCTACAGGTGCTGTTGGTCCCAGATCTCAAGGTCCTCTGCCCACTGGGTTTGGGCCACATACAGAGTCACCTGCTGGACCCCCTGTGCTAGGAGGGGGCCCTGCTGGAATAGGAGTCAGACCCCCAGGTCCCCTCACTAATCAACCACCAAACTTCAACAGTGTTCAAGGTCCACG AGGAAACAACCCCAGGTttgaccagccacagcagcgtTTCGATGGTCCCCAAAGGTTCGACCAACCACAGCAGCGCTTTGATGGTCCCCCAAGGTTCGACCAACCACGGCAGCGCTTTGATGGTCCCCCAAGGTTCGATCAACCACGGCAACGCTTTGATGGTCCCCCAAGGTTCGACCAACCACGGCAACGCTTTGATGGTCCCCCAAGGTTCGACCAACCACGCCAGCGCTTTGATGGTCCCCCAAGGTTCGACCAGCCACGGCAGCGATTTGATGGTCCTCCTAGATTTGACCAACCACGGCAGTGTTTTGATGGTCCTCCCAGATTTGACCAACCTCAATTTGGGCAGCAGCCAAGGTTTGAACAACCCCCAAGGCATCCTGGCCCTCCGCCTCGTTTTGAACCCCCACCTGTGccacagcaaaaacaacagcaaggTCCGCAACCTAAAGCAGAAATGGGCACTAAACAGCCTGCCAGAATGGACTCCAAAACTCCTGGAAAATCTGATGTGCAACCACaatctgaaaaaggaaaaagtgaagTGGGGCCAGATGGTAAGGCCGATGCTGTAGACTTGACAGATGACAACATGCTTGGAAATGAtggtttttttgtccaaaaagacCCCATTCCTCAGACattacagacaaacaaaaatccaGAGGAATTGGATGCCAATGATGCTTCTGATAAGAGAGAAAATACCAAACCTCTCAACAGCAAGCCTTCAGTAGCAGCTTCTTCCGTGGCATCAAAAACTACTCCTGCTGAAAAAACCCTCAAACCAGACGAAACATTGACAAAGAATAAACCCCCAATAGGTCCAAAGCCCCCAGGAAGTCAACAGGAGCCACAAGCTTCTGGCCAAATGCAGTCGAGGCCTATCCCTGGGAGGGGACGAGGCCAGCCGCCAGTACCTGTTCAAGTGCATGGGCGAGGTCGTGGGCAGAGGGGCCGAGGACAGTTCACGGGACCAAACACTGTCCCACtgggggaggagatggaagaaatTTCCTATGACTACATGCCACCTGAAGAAGACTTAGGCGCATCACAAGAGCAAGAAGAATATCACTGGCAAGATCCTTCATACGAGGAGTTTGGTGAGGATTCTGAGGTGCCCCCTGAAGAAATGTGGATGCAGGAGGAAGATCACTTCCCTACGGAGGAAGCGTATTATGAAGAGTCAATTGGGGGACCGCctagggggagaggagggcacCCAATGATGAGAGGGAGGCCCCCAATGATGAGAGGAAGGCCCCCGATGATGAGAGGAGGCCCCCCAATGATGAGAGGAGGCCCCCCAATGATGAGAGGAGGCCCCCCAATGATGAGAGGGGGCCCCCCAATGATGAGAGGAGGCCCACCAATGATGAGAGGGGGCCCACCAATGGGAAGGGGTGGTCCACCCATGGGTAGAGGGGGTCCTCCTATGGGTAGAGGTGGTCCTCCAATGGGTAGAGGGGGCCCCCCTATGGGAAGAGGAGGACCACCtaggggaagaggaggaccaCCCATGGGAGGAGGCGATCCAGTGGACATGCACTGGGAAGAACCTCAATCAGCCGAGTACTCAGAGGAATTGGACCATTACTGGGGAGAAAGGGGACCTTCAATAAGAGGAATGAGACCCCCATTTCCTCCAGGCCGGGGTCGCCCCCCACGTGGTCATCCTGGTTTCATGCAGCAAGGACGAGGACGCCCCCCTCACCCAGCACATGGACCAATGGATCACGAGCCATTAGGCCATGGAATGGACACTGACGATACTGAAACTGATGCAGCAGGCCACCCAGTGTACCATGGACATGACCCTCACAGCCATCCGATGCATCCTGGTGTAGGAAGGGGCATGCGTCATGGGCCACCACCCCACAAAATGATAGATCCTATGGAGGAGCCTTTGTATGATGAAGGAATGGATGGGTGGCAAACACCACACGGCAAAGGAccccctctgcctccacatGAGTTGATAGATAGGGGAGGGCTGAGAAGGAGACCTATGGGCCGAGGAATGGCAAGAGGACGGTGGCGGCCAGGTCAAACACATGAAGAATATGAAGAGGGATTTAATGAGGGTTTCGTCGAGGATTATGGTCATGGGGAAGATGGGTATCGCTGGCGGCCACCACAGGATTATCCTCCTGATGACTATCAGCATGAGGCCAAGTTCTATAAGTCTGAATGGGACAGAGATCGTGCTCTACCTGAGAGGGACTACCCCTCCCGCATGCCTCCACCAGAGACCTACAGGGATGGCCAATGgcgagaggaaagggaaaaggaaaaaggtccCCCTTATCCATATGATGAGcctgacagagggagaggagaacctAGAATCCGTGAATACCGGGAAGAGCCACCATACCGCCAGGAAGAGACACCGTACCCACCACCACCCTCTTCAGAATGGGATAGGTCTTCGCGGCTCCTTTTGCCACCAGAGAGAGAGTATCATTCTGAGTATGAAGATCGCAGACCTCGCTATGAGAAGCACAGGGAAGAGCCTCCTTTAGATAAACTTCCACCACCTGTCACAAACTTACCAGACAGCTCTGTTGAACCATCACCAAGCGGAGCAAATGTACTTGCTCTCTCCCAACGTCAGCATGAGATCATCTTGAAAGCTGCTCAAGAGCTTAAATTTATAAG GGAACTGCAGGAGGGAAAGAACACTGGTCCTGAACCTCAGCCTGCACCAGCTGACATCTTGCCTGAGCTTCCTGCTGGTCTTCTTGGTTTGGAGATCCCACCTGACGTCAGGAATGTTTTGAAG GGTatgactgcagcagcacagacagccACAACTGAACCAGTGTCTTGGGATACTAAGACTGCAACAGATTACCAACCAGTCCTCCCTGCTGCTCCCTCAGCATCAGTGATTCCAAAGACTGTGGATTATGGGCATGGACATG AGCCAGGTGCCACTGTTGAGCGGATAGCTTATGGTGAAAGAATTGTGCTGAGGCCTGACCCAGTGCCATCAGACAGGGGTTATGAAAAAG AACCTCTTGGTCCCAGAGATCCTTATGGCAGAGATCAATATTATGAAAGACGTTCAGACCCTTACATGGACCGCCGGGAGTACAGTAGAGACAGGGAGTTGTACAGAGATAAGCCTCCACCTGAATATGAAAGAGAAAGATTTGAGAGGGAGCGCTATCCTCCAAGAGAAAGAGACGACAG ATCTCCACTGGCACCATCTCTACGCTCAGGATACAGGGACCGAGATTGGGATCTTCGAGATCGTGACCGAAGTGGCAGTCGTGATCGAGAAGAACATTATGGAAGACCTGGCTACGACAGACCTTCCTACGACAGACCTCCCTACGAGCGCGCTGGACTTGACCGTAGTGGGCCTGAGCGTTACGGCCATAGCTCCTCACCGTACG TGGACAGAAGAAGTTATCCAGAGGATCGAGGGCCTCCCATTGCACCACCCCTaccacctccaccacagccACCCCCACGAGTCGAGAAGAAGCCAGAAATCAAGAACATTGACGATATCCTCAAACCACCTGGCAGATCATCTCGACCTGAAAGG ATTGTCATCATAATGAGAGGGCTTCCAGGAAGTGGAAAAAGCCATGTTGCAAAACTCATACGG GACAAGGAAGTCGATTGTGGTGGTGCCCCACCGAGAGTTCTTGTTTTGGACGACTATTTCATGACGGAGGTTGAAAAAGTTGAGAAAGACCCAGACACGGGCAGGAGGGTCAAAACcaag GTTCTCGAGTACGAGTACGAGCCTGAGATGGAGGATACCTACCGGAGCAGCATGcttaaaacatttaagaaaaCTCTGGATGATGGCTTTTTCCCCTTCATCATTTTAGACACTGTTAATGACAGGGTTAAACATTTTGATCAGTTTTGGAGTGCAGCCAAAACTAAAGGCTTTGAG gtATATCTGGCTGAaatcactgcagacacacagacgtgtTCAAAGAGAAATGTCCATGGACGCTTGCTTAAGGATATAATGAAG ATGTCCAACAACTGGGAGTCTTCACCACGTCATATGGTGCGCCTAGATGTCCGGTCCCTGCTTCAGGATGCTGCTATAGAGGAG GTTGAAATGGAAGACTTCAATCCTGATGACGAGCCCAAGGAACccaagagagaagaggaagaagagggtgaTCTG